Proteins from a single region of Aureibacter tunicatorum:
- a CDS encoding O-methyltransferase, with protein sequence MEFIDPDLQAYCDNHTSDEPEALKQLDRDTHINVMMPRMLSGHFQGRLLKMLVRMIKPQRVLEIGTYTGYSAICMAEGLPSSDAKIVTIDINEELEDFVQTHLEKSGLNHQVECIIGNAMEIIPNLEEQFDLVFIDADKINYPNYLDLIIEKVDVGGYIIADNILWSGKVLEKNRKKLDKDTQAILDYNRIVQENPRLENVLLPVRDGLMIAEKIK encoded by the coding sequence ATGGAATTTATAGATCCAGACTTGCAAGCTTATTGCGACAATCATACTAGCGACGAACCGGAAGCATTAAAACAACTTGACAGGGATACTCATATCAATGTGATGATGCCTCGCATGCTTTCCGGACATTTTCAAGGAAGACTACTTAAAATGCTCGTTCGGATGATAAAACCGCAAAGAGTGTTGGAAATTGGAACTTATACTGGATATTCAGCGATTTGCATGGCCGAAGGGCTTCCTAGTTCTGACGCGAAAATTGTGACGATTGACATAAATGAAGAACTGGAAGATTTTGTGCAAACGCATTTGGAGAAATCAGGCCTTAACCATCAAGTAGAATGTATCATAGGCAACGCTATGGAGATCATTCCCAATCTTGAAGAGCAATTCGACTTGGTCTTTATTGACGCTGATAAGATTAATTACCCCAACTATTTGGACTTGATCATTGAGAAAGTCGATGTAGGAGGGTATATCATCGCCGACAACATTCTATGGAGCGGAAAAGTGCTTGAAAAAAATCGCAAGAAACTTGACAAAGACACTCAAGCTATTCTTGATTATAACCGAATCGTGCAAGAAAATCCGAGACTTGAAAATGTTTTGTTGCCTGTAAGAGACGGATTGATGATCGCTGAAAAAATCAAATAA
- a CDS encoding pitrilysin family protein: MKDFDLIELNNGIRIVHKQVPHTKIAHCGFVLNIGSRDEKPHQQGIAHFWEHMAFKGTQNRKAFHILNRLDAVGGDLNAYTTKEKICFHASVLDAHFDKAVDLLTDITFRSTFPEKEIQKEKNVILEEMAMYNDVPEDAIQDEFDELLFPEDQLGKNILGNTASVKGFTQDDFFNFIDENLDTDEVVFSSVSNLPSEKVFKLLRKHLENIPSKRSTRKRLYNNQYKPLLIEKTKDISQVHCAMGVPAIGIGHPDRMKLFLLNNLLGGPNLNSRLNMSLREKYGYVYNIESSFTPFIDTGIFAIFFAVEPNLKKKSLSLVKKELNRLKKEKLSGLQLQRLKNQIIGQMAMSEENNLSMMIMLAKSLLDLNKIDSFENVVGQINQISSEDLFEMANIYFQEDHFSYLIYNTEQ, encoded by the coding sequence ATGAAAGACTTTGATTTAATAGAACTCAATAATGGGATACGCATCGTGCACAAGCAGGTGCCTCATACCAAAATCGCCCATTGCGGCTTCGTCTTGAACATTGGCAGCAGGGATGAAAAACCCCACCAACAAGGCATAGCGCACTTTTGGGAACATATGGCCTTTAAGGGTACTCAAAACCGTAAAGCATTCCATATTCTTAATAGACTTGATGCTGTCGGCGGAGACCTTAACGCATACACGACTAAAGAGAAAATATGCTTTCACGCCTCCGTGCTTGACGCGCACTTTGACAAAGCGGTTGATCTGCTCACCGATATTACTTTTAGAAGCACATTTCCAGAAAAAGAAATACAAAAAGAGAAAAATGTCATTCTTGAAGAAATGGCCATGTACAATGATGTGCCTGAAGATGCCATACAAGATGAATTTGACGAACTTCTATTTCCGGAAGATCAGCTGGGCAAAAACATACTTGGCAATACTGCCAGCGTAAAAGGATTCACTCAGGATGATTTTTTCAACTTCATAGATGAAAACCTCGACACTGACGAAGTGGTATTCTCATCGGTAAGCAACTTGCCAAGCGAGAAAGTTTTCAAATTGCTAAGAAAGCATCTAGAGAATATTCCTTCTAAAAGGTCTACTCGCAAAAGGCTATACAACAATCAATACAAGCCTTTGCTCATAGAAAAAACCAAAGACATATCGCAAGTGCATTGCGCTATGGGAGTTCCTGCAATCGGAATAGGCCATCCTGACAGGATGAAATTGTTCTTATTGAACAATTTGCTTGGCGGCCCTAATCTTAACAGCAGACTGAACATGAGCCTGCGAGAAAAGTACGGCTATGTATACAATATAGAATCCAGCTTCACGCCATTTATCGACACTGGGATATTCGCCATTTTCTTCGCTGTAGAACCTAATCTCAAAAAGAAAAGCTTGTCTTTGGTTAAAAAAGAGCTTAACAGACTAAAAAAAGAAAAACTGTCGGGACTTCAGCTTCAAAGGCTTAAAAACCAAATCATCGGTCAAATGGCAATGTCTGAGGAAAACAACTTGAGTATGATGATCATGCTGGCCAAGAGTTTGCTCGATCTCAATAAAATCGACAGTTTCGAAAATGTCGTAGGGCAAATCAATCAAATATCTTCAGAGGATCTTTTTGAAATGGCTAATATTTATTTCCAAGAAGATCATTTTAGCTACCTAATATACAATACCGAACAATAA
- a CDS encoding DUF4157 domain-containing protein gives MNQSQQEYSHNNGAQRHADQKMKANWKAAQLRKKDKSDSSFESSNSDMGITQLHEDIEAMKSSRRFQMWNTPPDQMPVQKKDDIGGTGNHGGSSKPNNTGLPDKLKTGVENLSGYSMDDVKVHYNSDKPAQLQAHAYAQGTDIHVASGQEKHLPHEAWHVVQQKQGRVKPTKQMKGKVNVNDDPALERQADIMGQRANEFTSSPTNSELQQRSTWAPVSQLVGLEKLSEPKVHQLPQEQFDLQNRLMNYLSDKIENTKNDVKDTPFRIGSVELSWPELKPTFGKPLDDIPAGLQDGYDLVKDDNDLKGAIISTLIKTLEQAGQIEYFTKNPSIGKDNRILVEIDFYYERPKNAVGFHKDSIGKSLFVNLNFNNKEEIPGPEFVLNPPVVDEHDEHTAAKLPDVFKADLASERDRLPLADEIKATKVPPGGVVSFVDEMIHHTTPYLQHRAYGANISSDDLKQQMLDEKIIDVDYIVAYRLTNLLKEEGTKEVTKQQIIDMGFVEDSAKFITQTKDKTTVNEMNAYLTSNSIYQGMQEKMGEYGEGKKAYQFIDKLKSSAPDAPHDKAALLATGLSEKEANFILQGAESKTTAEIEKKLGGEALYQEMQNKHALIVGQKQVMDLIESGRLDIKRDELAATGLPRPKVEEVFANAGRHQLDTVALAHCEDTCKKDTETKRYPLSAHPLKRQMSGLLDEGKVPQPQDATYKRQFFRTWVQTIPK, from the coding sequence ATGAATCAATCTCAACAAGAGTATTCTCACAACAATGGTGCTCAGCGTCATGCTGATCAGAAAATGAAAGCCAATTGGAAAGCGGCCCAATTGCGAAAAAAAGACAAGTCAGATTCCAGTTTCGAAAGTTCAAACAGTGACATGGGTATCACTCAGCTTCATGAGGATATAGAAGCGATGAAGTCCAGCCGGCGATTTCAAATGTGGAACACTCCTCCGGATCAAATGCCTGTGCAAAAGAAAGACGATATCGGAGGCACTGGCAATCATGGAGGATCTTCAAAGCCTAATAATACAGGCTTGCCGGATAAGCTTAAGACAGGAGTGGAAAATCTTTCGGGCTATTCAATGGACGATGTAAAAGTGCATTATAATTCGGACAAGCCTGCACAGCTTCAAGCTCATGCTTATGCGCAAGGTACGGATATACATGTAGCTTCCGGACAAGAAAAGCATTTGCCTCATGAAGCTTGGCACGTCGTTCAGCAAAAGCAAGGAAGAGTGAAGCCAACAAAACAGATGAAAGGCAAGGTGAATGTTAATGATGATCCCGCGCTGGAACGGCAAGCTGATATTATGGGGCAAAGAGCCAATGAATTTACTTCCTCACCTACCAATTCAGAATTGCAACAACGATCGACTTGGGCTCCGGTGTCCCAGTTGGTGGGTTTGGAGAAATTGTCAGAACCAAAAGTGCATCAGCTTCCTCAAGAACAGTTCGATCTTCAAAATAGACTCATGAACTATCTGAGCGACAAAATAGAAAACACTAAAAATGACGTAAAAGACACGCCATTTAGAATAGGAAGTGTAGAATTATCATGGCCAGAACTAAAGCCTACCTTCGGAAAACCCTTAGATGATATCCCCGCTGGCTTACAAGACGGTTACGACTTGGTAAAGGACGATAATGATCTTAAGGGTGCCATTATCAGTACTTTAATAAAAACCTTAGAGCAAGCAGGTCAAATCGAATACTTTACGAAAAACCCATCCATTGGTAAAGACAACCGGATTTTGGTCGAGATAGACTTCTATTATGAACGCCCAAAAAACGCAGTTGGATTCCACAAAGACTCTATTGGAAAGTCACTCTTCGTAAATTTAAATTTTAACAATAAGGAAGAAATTCCAGGACCCGAATTTGTACTCAATCCACCTGTTGTTGATGAGCATGACGAGCATACAGCAGCCAAACTTCCTGACGTCTTCAAGGCCGATTTAGCATCAGAAAGGGACCGCCTTCCTCTGGCAGACGAAATTAAAGCTACAAAAGTACCTCCTGGGGGTGTTGTTAGCTTCGTAGACGAGATGATTCATCATACCACGCCGTATCTTCAGCATAGAGCTTATGGCGCTAACATTTCTTCGGATGATCTCAAACAACAAATGCTAGATGAAAAGATTATTGATGTAGATTATATAGTCGCTTATCGACTTACCAATTTGTTGAAGGAAGAAGGCACAAAGGAAGTCACGAAACAACAAATAATAGACATGGGTTTTGTTGAAGATTCAGCCAAATTTATAACTCAGACTAAAGATAAGACAACTGTAAACGAAATGAATGCCTACCTTACTAGTAATTCTATCTATCAAGGCATGCAAGAAAAAATGGGCGAATATGGCGAAGGTAAGAAAGCCTATCAGTTTATCGACAAATTGAAGTCGTCTGCACCCGATGCCCCTCATGATAAAGCAGCATTACTAGCAACGGGTTTATCTGAAAAAGAAGCAAACTTTATTCTGCAAGGAGCTGAATCCAAAACTACCGCAGAAATAGAAAAAAAGCTTGGTGGTGAAGCTTTATATCAAGAGATGCAAAATAAACATGCGCTTATTGTTGGACAGAAGCAAGTAATGGACTTGATCGAATCGGGTCGATTAGACATTAAAAGAGACGAACTAGCAGCAACAGGATTACCTCGACCTAAAGTAGAAGAGGTTTTCGCTAATGCGGGAAGACATCAATTGGATACCGTAGCTTTGGCCCATTGCGAAGACACATGCAAAAAAGATACTGAGACAAAACGCTATCCACTTTCTGCTCACCCCCTCAAGCGACAAATGAGTGGGCTTCTAGATGAAGGTAAGGTGCCTCAGCCACAAGATGCGACCTACAAACGACAGTTTTTCCGAACCTGGGTACAAACCATTCCAAAATAG
- a CDS encoding DUF4157 domain-containing protein, whose protein sequence is MNRPQRDYHQNNGAQRHADQKMKANWKAAQLRRKDRPDSSFENSNSDMSIAQLHADIDAMKSSERFQIWNTPPDQMPLQKKDDTGEAVNHGTSSKPNNTGLPDKLKTGVENLSGYSMDDVKVHYNSDMPAQLQAHAYAQGSDIHLASGQEKHLPHEAWHVVQQKQGRVKPTKQMKGKVNVNDDEGLEKEADVMGGKALQMRGKNDKQQELELVGSRQKNSSSQTLQGQFITVRPMIEQAESPGQEIALLLKKVKKDLTKFDHPEHVEALLNNEDLEQYINNMYESSIDHGIFDLAHDQELALFYYRLQREVNPTKQSREDEKIANQDKKKESDDWIKFKDEVIINNEEVLPIFKQVILGTGASAVYYLLSAFQSMDLRNSALIGNLQPWAGERGKKGVINHPMNMIAPDYQGGQLYGPDGLAEREAFSEELKDILETMPLFERNIQSVVKKGDTTKYYLITTNDGTFAAQKVVAAMGIGKHKNPGGITGEGQTEKQINRVMNMDEFKVAQEEGKLPKDEIKSIVVVGPNAAIDVMSTAIREGYEELTWIIGSGEKRRPAFLKGTDNEFVESRYDEVLENSEDESKLIKTYNGITVIKHDYLTASIGQKSVNVGYGTRASRQNEANEVGTAQGHIMVHGTGPDVGAMQRIFPDIENANNLEAIYDKNQRFNYDPVSPRLTEGKINIAQKEEFGDKTTVQKIENIIGSIRELERPSNESMPKKLPQVLGLQAKKDPNDETDNTSLEFIGGMASRLAGENRMKYTYISESFKEMKKTAPNELLDELAEEVIEEQSLVKDFHEKLNTFLILGEEFSSKLEAAQNIQKVSELKSDYNNFHKALIDCYKANNDLRRAIINKKDLSKNYFGILSTMFTQTKNIFDTLKEYYDMVKTDNYGGRITSHMGGAVYSLPKNVVLNDQLTSSRSMIEASENNMPFYVEQGVNFITSDATIIAAHMASGFTKIPPVLADYVTNLIIWERRHLPLNEAPLPRPNSKEPDSTFNLKQQQGFQEKWVQKLSELNNIF, encoded by the coding sequence ATGAATCGACCTCAACGAGACTATCATCAAAATAATGGTGCTCAGCGTCATGCTGATCAGAAAATGAAAGCTAATTGGAAAGCGGCTCAATTGCGAAGAAAAGACAGGCCGGATTCCAGTTTCGAAAATTCAAACAGTGATATGAGTATCGCTCAACTTCATGCGGATATAGATGCGATGAAGTCCAGCGAGCGATTTCAAATATGGAACACTCCCCCTGATCAAATGCCGTTGCAAAAGAAAGATGATACAGGAGAGGCTGTCAATCATGGAACTTCTTCAAAGCCTAATAACACAGGCTTGCCGGATAAGCTTAAGACTGGGGTGGAGAACCTTTCGGGCTATTCGATGGACGATGTCAAGGTGCATTATAATTCGGACATGCCTGCGCAGCTACAAGCCCATGCTTATGCTCAAGGCTCTGATATTCACTTAGCTTCGGGACAAGAAAAACACTTGCCTCATGAAGCTTGGCATGTTGTTCAGCAAAAGCAAGGAAGGGTGAAGCCAACAAAGCAGATGAAAGGTAAAGTGAATGTCAATGATGATGAGGGGTTGGAGAAGGAGGCTGATGTGATGGGGGGTAAGGCACTACAAATGAGGGGGAAAAATGACAAGCAACAAGAACTTGAACTTGTTGGAAGCAGACAAAAAAACTCATCATCTCAAACTCTTCAAGGACAGTTTATTACTGTCCGTCCGATGATAGAACAGGCTGAGTCTCCTGGGCAAGAGATCGCACTACTACTGAAAAAAGTTAAAAAAGACCTGACAAAGTTTGATCATCCAGAACATGTTGAAGCTTTATTGAATAATGAAGATTTAGAACAATATATCAATAACATGTATGAGAGTAGTATTGACCATGGTATTTTTGATTTGGCACATGATCAGGAATTAGCTCTTTTTTATTATAGGCTGCAACGAGAAGTCAACCCGACAAAGCAAAGCCGAGAAGATGAAAAAATAGCAAATCAGGATAAAAAGAAAGAAAGTGACGACTGGATTAAATTCAAGGACGAAGTCATCATTAATAATGAAGAAGTTTTACCCATTTTCAAACAGGTTATTTTAGGGACAGGGGCAAGTGCTGTTTATTATCTTTTAAGTGCTTTTCAATCTATGGACCTTCGGAATTCTGCATTGATCGGAAATCTTCAACCTTGGGCAGGAGAAAGAGGCAAAAAAGGAGTGATAAACCATCCGATGAATATGATTGCTCCAGACTATCAGGGAGGTCAATTATATGGACCTGATGGACTTGCTGAACGCGAAGCCTTTTCTGAAGAATTAAAAGACATCTTAGAAACCATGCCATTGTTTGAAAGAAATATACAAAGTGTGGTCAAAAAAGGAGACACTACTAAATACTATCTCATCACCACAAATGACGGCACTTTTGCAGCACAAAAAGTGGTCGCAGCCATGGGGATTGGCAAGCACAAAAATCCTGGAGGAATTACTGGGGAGGGACAAACAGAAAAGCAAATCAATCGTGTCATGAACATGGATGAGTTTAAAGTCGCACAAGAAGAAGGCAAGCTTCCAAAAGATGAAATTAAGTCTATAGTCGTTGTAGGTCCAAATGCTGCAATTGATGTAATGTCCACAGCAATTCGTGAGGGATATGAGGAGCTCACTTGGATTATTGGCAGCGGAGAAAAAAGAAGGCCCGCTTTTCTAAAAGGTACTGATAACGAGTTTGTTGAATCGAGGTATGACGAAGTTTTAGAAAATTCAGAAGATGAAAGTAAGCTGATTAAAACCTATAATGGAATCACAGTAATCAAACACGATTATTTAACAGCTTCAATTGGTCAAAAAAGTGTGAATGTCGGTTATGGTACACGGGCTAGCAGACAAAACGAAGCTAATGAAGTTGGAACAGCTCAAGGGCATATTATGGTACATGGCACAGGGCCTGATGTGGGTGCAATGCAGAGAATATTCCCTGATATCGAGAATGCGAACAACCTTGAAGCTATTTATGATAAAAATCAACGTTTTAATTACGATCCAGTCTCACCTAGACTTACTGAAGGAAAAATAAATATTGCTCAGAAAGAAGAATTCGGAGATAAAACAACTGTTCAAAAAATTGAAAATATTATTGGCTCTATCCGTGAATTAGAACGTCCATCTAATGAATCAATGCCTAAAAAACTGCCTCAGGTATTAGGTCTTCAAGCAAAAAAAGACCCGAATGACGAAACTGATAATACATCTCTAGAATTTATCGGTGGTATGGCTTCCCGCTTAGCAGGTGAAAATCGTATGAAATATACCTATATCAGTGAATCTTTTAAGGAAATGAAAAAAACGGCACCTAATGAACTACTGGATGAATTGGCAGAAGAAGTTATTGAAGAGCAGAGTTTAGTTAAGGATTTTCACGAAAAGCTAAATACATTCCTAATATTGGGAGAAGAATTTTCTTCAAAATTAGAAGCTGCACAGAATATCCAAAAAGTAAGTGAACTCAAAAGTGATTATAATAACTTTCACAAAGCACTTATCGACTGTTATAAAGCAAATAATGATTTACGAAGAGCTATTATCAATAAAAAAGACCTTTCTAAAAACTATTTTGGTATTTTATCCACGATGTTTACACAGACGAAAAATATTTTTGACACTCTTAAAGAGTATTATGATATGGTGAAAACAGATAATTATGGTGGCCGTATCACTTCTCACATGGGGGGGGCTGTTTATAGTTTGCCTAAAAATGTTGTATTGAATGATCAATTAACTTCTTCAAGAAGTATGATTGAAGCTTCCGAAAATAATATGCCTTTTTATGTGGAGCAAGGTGTTAACTTTATTACCAGTGATGCGACTATTATTGCAGCTCACATGGCAAGTGGTTTTACAAAAATCCCACCAGTCCTTGCTGATTATGTCACTAACTTGATCATATGGGAGCGAAGGCACTTGCCTCTTAACGAAGCACCGCTTCCACGGCCTAATTCGAAGGAGCCTGATTCTACTTTCAACTTAAAGCAACAACAGGGTTTCCAAGAAAAATGGGTGCAAAAATTATCAGAACTAAATAATATTTTTTAA